The region GTCGTCGGCCGACAAAGCCTGCTCCCAGCGCACGCTGTCGGCGGTGATCTCCGACCAGGTCGCGCGCGAGGGCAGCATTCGGCCTTCGTGCGCCTCCAGGCCGTGGAATACGCCGATGCCGTCGCCGAAGCTACCGCTGAGCGGTGCTTCGAGCACGCCGTCGCGGTCGCTGGCCCAGTACACCTGCCACAGCCTTGTCGCCGGTTGGTACAGGCGCAGGGCGAAGCCTTCGATGCCGCCGCCCCAGGCGGTGAGGTAGCGGTCGACGCTGCCGAGCCCGCCGAGCACCGGCCGGCATTCGTCGGTGGCGTCGAACTCGATCCAGTCGTCGCTGCCGACCAGGCGCTTGGCCAGGCGCCGGTTCTTGACCTGCCAACGGCCGTGATAGAAGTCGAAATCGTGGCGGCCGTCGTGGTCGGGCGCGGTCGGGCCGCCGCCGGCGGGTGCCGCCGCCGCCTCGCCGAACGGCGCGGCCTGCAGCACCGAACTCATCGCCGCGAGCTGCGCGCTCGCCCCCAACTGCAGGATCAATCGTCGTTGCCGGTCCATCTCGCGCTTCCCCCGTGGCCGCGTCGGGCCAGGCCGTGCCGATCGCACGCCGCCACTGTGCGCGGGGGCTGCTGCCAGCCTGCTGTCAGCAGGGCCCGGTGAGAGGCGAAAGCACAAGCAAGGGCAAAGGCAGCAACAAAGGCAACGGCAAATCCCCCCGCCCCCTTTCCAAAGGGAGAATGCTTCCGGGATGTTTCGGTCGGATCGAGCGGATGGCGCGGGTCGGGCGACACGCTTTGAATCGACCGCGCTTAAGAACCCACCACGAACCGCTGCTCCAACACTCCGAGTTCCCCCTTTGGAGAGGGGTCAGGGGGGATTTGCTGTTGCTGTTGCTGTTGCTGTTGCTGTTGTTGCTCTAGCCCCGACCGCCCCGCCTCAAACCACCGGGGCCGCCGGGAACACCACCCGCACCTCGAAGCCGCGGCCGGGGCCGCGCGGGTCCTCGGCGCCCCGCTCCAGGCCTTCGCCGCATTCGATGCGGGCACCGTGGGTCTGGGCGATGCGCGCGACCAGCGACAGGCCGATGCCGCTGCCGCCGTCCGGGCTGCCCGGGGCGCGGTAGAAGCGGTCGAAGATGCGTTGGCAGTCGTCGACCGCCACGCCGGGGCCGTTGTCGGCGACGCACAACGCAACCGCATCGTCGCCATCGGCGTGGCAGGACACCGCGATGGTGCCGTCGGCGCCGGCATGGCGCACCGCGTTGTCGATCAGGTTGCGCAGCAGGATGCCGAGCTGGTCGACGTCGCCGAGCAAGCGCGTCGGTTCGGCGCGCAGCGTGATGCGCTGGCGACGTTCGCGAGCGAGAGTCTCGAAGTCGCGGATCACCAGCACGATCAGGTCGGACAGGTCCAAGGGCGCCAGCCGCACCGACTCCTCGCCGGCATCGAGCCGGGCCAGGTCCAGCAACTGTTCGGACAGACGCGCACTGCGCTGCACGCCGGCGCGCAAGCGCAGCAGCGCGGCGTTCTTTTCTTCCAGGGTGTCGGCGCGCAGGGCCAGCTCGGCATGGGTGCTGAGCACCGCCAGCGGCGTACGCAGTTCGTGGGCGGCGTCGGCGATGAAACGGCGCTCGTGCTGGACCGCGGTGTCGACGCGTTCGAGCTGGCTGTTGAAGGCGTCGACCAGCGGCCGGAACTCGTTCGGCAACTCGGCGCTCGGCAACGGCGTCAGATCCAGCGGCGGGCGCTGGCGCAAGGTGTCGCGCAAAGTCGTCAACGGCCGCAGCGAGCGGCCGATCACCATCCACATCGCCAGGCCGAACACCACCAGGATCAGCGCCGCGGCCAGCAGGCTGCCGAGGATCCAGCCCTGCAGTTCCTGGATCGCCATCTGCTTGGTACGGCCGACCTGCACCACCAGGCCGCGCTGGCGGTCGGTGAGGCTGTAGACCTGCCAGCGCTCGCCATGGATCTCGCGGCGGGCGAAGCCGTCGCGGAAGTCCGGCTTCAACGGTTCCAGCGGCGCGGCCGCCGAATACACCACGTTGCGGCCCTGCGCCCACACCTGGAAGCTCATCTTGCGATCGGCGGCAACCGGCACGGTGACCCGCTTCGGGTCGCGCGAGGGCAGCCGCTCCAAGCCTTCCGGCATCGACGCCAGCACCTGCTCGGCGATCTCGCGCAGCGAGTTGTCGAGAAAACCGGTGTGCTCGCGGCCGAGCTGCCAGATCTGGCAGCCCATCCAAACGAACCAGGCCAGCAGCACGCTCTTGATCAGGACGAAGGTCAGCCGCCAACGCAACGAGCGCGTGCCGCGGCAACGTTTGTCGGCGACCGCCGCGGGCGCGGCCGGTGCAGGCGTAGCGGGTGCAGGCGCAGCGGGCGCGCTCATGCCGCCCCCGCGCCGACGCGATAGCCGTAGCCGTGCACGGTCACGATCAGGTGTTCGCCGAGTTTGCGCCGCAGCTGGTGCACGTACACCGCGATGGTGTTGCTTTCGATGGTGCCGGAGCTGCCGTACACGGCTTCCTCAAGTTGCTCGCGAGTGACCACCCGGCCCTGGCGTTCGAGCAACAGCATCAGGGTGCGGAACTCGTGCCCGCTCAGCGCGACCGGTTCGCCGTCGCGGGTGACCAGGCGCCGCGCAGGGTCGAGCACCACCGTGCCGCAGCTCAGCACCGGCGAGACCCGGCCCTGGCTGCGCCGCATCACCGCGCGCAAGCGCGCGCACAACTCGTCGAGCTGGAAAGGTTTGACGATGTAGTCGTCGGCGCCGGCATCGAGCCCGGCGATGCGTTCGCTGAGCTTGTCGCGCGCGGTCACGATCAGCACCGGGGTGGCGTCGTACCGGCCGCGCAAAGTCGCCAGCACGCCCAGGCCGCTGCCGCCGGGCAGGCCGAGATCGAGCAGGACCGCGTCGAAGTCGTGATCGACCAAGGCAGTCTTCGCCAAGGGCGCATCGGCGACCCAATCGACGCGCCAACCGTCGTGTATCAGGCCTGCGCGCACCGCCTCGGCGAGCATCGCGTCGTCTTCCACCAGCAGGATGTTCATGCCTCGCCTTGCGTCACCTTGTCGCATCGCCGGCCGCACAGTGCGCCGGCACGATTAAAAACTTCTTAAAGGCAGGCGCGCAGGATGCGCTGCACCCCCGGTACGGAGCCTCGCCATGCTCGCCCCGCCGTTCTTCGCCGCCGCTGTCGGCGCCTCGCGCGCGCCGCTGACGACGATGCTACCCCCGCCGGCGCGGATCGACGCGCCCGCACCCGCGTCCGCACCGCCGCCGCGACGACGACGACGCGGCACCGATGCCCCTGCCCGTACCGCCTCCTCCCCCTCCCTCTCCCGGAATCCGCTGCCCATGAAGCCCCAGCTAGCCGCCCCCGACCCATCCGCCCTCGCGCCCAGGACCTTGGCCGGCCTCGTGGTCCGCCCGGTGGTCCGCGACGACGCCGCCGTGCTGATCGAGCTGTGCAACGAACACGCCGAGCAGCTCGCCCTCGAGCGCCGGCCCTACGGCCCGCCGCGCAGCGATGCGCTGGAGCTGATGGAAGTGCTGTTCGAGCCGCCGTTCGGCGCCTGGGCCTGGATCGCCGAAGTCGACGGCCTGCACGTCGGCTACGCCAGCGCCACCGCCGGTTTCTCGATGCTCGAACGCGCCTATTGCCTGCAGCTCGACGACCCTTACCTGCGCGCACCCTGGCGCGATCGCGGCATCGAGGCCGAACTGTTCCGCCACGCGCTCGATGCCGCGCGCCGCTTCGGCTGCCTCAACCTGCAATGCCAGTCGCCGCTGTGGAGCGACGCCGCGCGCGGGCTGGAAGCGCCGGTGCGTGCGCTGCGCATGGACGCGATGCGCTACGTGGTGCGGATGGAAAACGAGACCGCCGAGGCCTGAGCCTGGAGCGCGTATCGGCTGCGCCCTCAGTCGGACCTCGGCTCGTGCTCGAACAGGTCCGACTGGACCGCGCCGTCCTCGTCTTCGGCGAACCCCGACAGGCCGACGCCGACCAGGCGGAACAAGGTCTGCGCCGGCAGCTCGACCCGCGCGCGCAAGGCGCAGGCGATGTCGGCCAGCTCGGTCTCGTCGGCGGGCGGATGCGCCGCGGTCAGGCTGCGGGTGAGGATGCGGAAGTCGGCGGTCTTGAGTTTGAGCACCACAGTGCGCGCGACCCGCCCCGGGCTGCGCTGCAGCTCGCGCTGATAGCCGGCCCAGGTCTTGCCGGCGAGCCGGCGGATGTCGGCCTCGACCTGCTCCAACGGCAGGTCGCGCTCGAAGGTGTCCTCCGACGACACCTGCAGGGTCGGCCGCTCCGGCTCGACCGCATTGTGGTCGATGCCGAGCGAGAGTTCGTGCAGGCGCCGGCCCCAGCGGCCGAAGCGCTGCTCCAGCGCCAGCGCACCGAGCGCGCGCAGGTCGGCGACCACGCTCACACCGAGCTCGGCGAGCTTGGCCTCCATGACCTTGCCGACCCCGGGCAATCGCCCGACCGGCAGCGGCGCCAGGAAGGCCTCGACCTGGTGCGGGCGGATCACGAACAAACCATCGGGCTTGCGCCAGTCCGAGGCGATCTTGGCCAGGAACTTGTTCGAGGCCACCCCGGCCGATGCGGTCAGCCGGGTCTCCTCGCGGATCGCCGCGCGGATCGCCTCGGCGGTCGCGGTCGCCGACGGCAACCCGGTCTTGGTGGTGGTGACGTCGAGATAAGCCTCGTCGAGCGACAGCGGCTCGATCAGGTCGGTGTGGCGGGCGAAGATCTCGCGCACCTGGCGCGAGACCGCCTTGTAGCGGACGAAATCCGGCGGCACGAACACCGCCTGCGGGCACAGGCGTTCGGCCCGCACCGCCGGCATCGCCGAGCGCACGCCGAACTTGCGCGCCTCATAGCTGGCCGCGCACACCACCGAACGCGCGCCGCGCCAGGCCACCACGACCGGCTGGCCGCGCAGTTCCGGCGCATCGCGCTGCTCGACCGACGCGTAGAACGCGTCCATGTCGACGTGCAGGACTTTGCGGCTGGGCGCGGATTCGGACACGGCACCGGGACAGGCGGACGAACGCGCCATGGTAGCGCTTCGCCGCCTGCCTGCTTGCGTCGTATCGGGCGTGTCGGGCGAGTGCCGGATCGAACCGGGCCCAATCCTGCGTTTGCGCTGTCGCGTGCGCTGTCGCGATTAGGGGTTCAGCGGCTGGAACAGCACTTCCAACTGGTCGACGCTGTTGAGGCCGGCGCCGTAGATGCCGTCGCCCTGATCGGATTGCCCCGCGTTCGGCAAGGCATTGACCAGGGCATCGAAAGCCGGCCCGACATTATCCTGCCACCACCCGATCTGGCCGACGATGCACTGATTCTCCGGAAAGTCCGCCAACAGCGCCATCACCGTGGGCACGTCGGCCGCCGTGAACGCTTCATCCTGATCGTTGATCATGACCAGGTGGATACCAATGACCTCGGTGGCGTCGACATTGCTGGCGACGATGCCGATGCAGGAAGTGAAGTTGCCGAACTGCACCGTCGGCACGGCTTGGCCGTTGACGGGCAGAATCGCCTGGGCGCTGGCCCATTCGCATTCGCCGATGTTGAGCGGGGTGAAGCAACGATTGATCTGATAGGGCATCGGAACTCTCCTGTGGTTGGGGCGCAGCCGATGCCGCGCCAGAATCCCTTCTAGCGGCCCGCGCCGCAGCGCGATATGCGGACGCGGTCCGCAGCGCCGCTTCGTACCGAACCCGGCCCGGCACGAATCCGTTCGCGCTCGACGTTTCCGGCACTGCCGCGTCCGCTAGCTCCGTCGAAACAAGACTTGCAATCCGCCGACGATGTCGAAGCCCGCGGCGTAGATACCCCCGCCGTAATCGATCTGCTCGGCATACGGCACGCTGTCGACCAAGGCGTCGAAGGGCTTCCAGAGATTGTTCTGCCACAGCGCGATATTGCCGACGATCGACCGATTCTCCGGGAAATCCGCCAGCAACGCGGTCACCGAAGCCACGTCGTCAACGCTGAACAGGTTGTCCTGCTCGTCTGACAAAGGCAGATTGATGCCGATCACCCGGCTGCGATCGGCATTGCTGGCGAAAATGCCGATGGAGGAAAAGAACTGGAGAAAACGCACCGTGGGCACGGCCTGGCCGTCGACCGGACCAATCGCTCGCGCGCTCGCCCATTCGCATCGGCTGATGGCAAGCGGCGAATTACAAGGTTGAATCAAATAGCGCATCTTCATTCTCCTGTCGGTGAAACGCGGCCCCTGCCGGACCGCTCGCTCGCTTGGTGAACCGCAACGCGAAACGCACGCCATTCGCAGCGCCGACTTCGCGCTCGAACATCCCAGCGGTGCATGCACCTCGTCCTCGTAAGCGCCGCCTGCGTCGCGGTTCGTCCTGCGCAGCGCCCTCGACGCTTCACGGCCAGGCGCCTGCCGCGTTCTGGCGGACATGACTATCTCTTTACGCACTGACGCCGTCGAAGCGGCCATCGAGTCGCATCCCTGCTTCGCCGGCCTGCCGGAACCGGAATCGGTCGAGTTCGAGGTGCTGTGCCGGTTCTGCGAAGCGCATCGGGTCGAGGTGCTGTCGTCGCTGCCCTGGGTCGCGGCCGAGGTCGCCGCGCTCGAAGGTTTCGACGCCATGCTGCGGCTGGTGCGCCGCCACGGCGGCCGCCGGCTGTACCTGTCGCGCAGCCGCAAGGCCTGCTCGACCCGGCTCGGAGTGGAGCTGGACGCCCCCACCCACCGCCGCCTGCTCGAGCGCGCCAGCGCCGCCGGCACCATCGAGATCCCTTCGGCCTGGGGCGTGTTCGTCGGCCTGCGCCGGGTCGGCATCCGCGCCGCGGTGCGCGCCGGCCGCAGCCAGCGCGAGGTCGCCCAGACTTTCGGCGTGACCGAGCGCCACCTGCGCCGCGAGGCCGACAGCCTGCGCCCGGACGGCCTGCGTCCCGACTGAACACGCGCGCCGCAGGACTGCGCCGCGCACGCGGCATCGGCGACAATGGCGGCCCTCGCCGCCACCGCCCCCGCCATGTCCGCACCCTCCCCCGTTCCCAGCAGCATCTCCCTGACCCGCTACCTGATCGAAGAACAGCGCGCCGGACGCATCAACCCCGACCTGCGCCTGCTGATCGAAGTCGTCGCCCGCGCCTGCAAGACCATTTCGATCGCGGTCGGCAAGGGCGCGCTCGGCGGCGTGCTCGGCGAAGCCGGCACCCCCGGCGAAGCCAGCATGAACATCCAGGGCGAGGCGCAGAAGAAGCTCGACGTGCTCAGCAACGAGATCCTGCTCGAAGCCAACGCCTGGGGCGGCCACCTCGCCGGCCTGGCCTCGGAAGAGATGGACACCTCGCACCCGATCCCCGACGTCTATCCGCGCGGCAACTACCTGCTGCTGTTCGATCCCCTCGACGGTTCGTCCAACATCGACGTCAACATCTCGGTCGGCACGATCTTCTCGGTGCTGCGTTGCCCGGACGGCGTGACCCAGGCCGCCGACAAGGACTTCCTCCAGGCCGGCACCGAACAGGTCTGCGCCGGCTACACGACCTACGGCCCGAGCACGATGCTGGTGCTGACCATCGGCAACGGCACCCATGCCTTCACCCTCGACCGCGAAGTCGGCAGCTTCGTGATGACCACGCGCAACATGACCATTCCCGAGGAAACCAAGGAATTCGCGGTCAACATGTCCAACCAGCGCCACTGGCAGCCGCCGATGCAGGCCTACGTGGCCGATCTGCTGTCGGGCAAGGAAGGCCCGCGCGGCAAGGACTTCAACATGCGCTGGGTCGCCTCGATGGTCGCCGACGTGCACCGCATCCTGACCCGCGGCGGCATCTTCAGTTATCCGCTCGACGCCAAGTGCGCCGACAAGGGCGGCAAGCTGCGCCTGATGTACGAAGCCAATCCGATGAGTTTCCTGGTCGAGCAGGCCGGCGGCGCCGCCAGCACCGGCCGCCAGCGTATGCTCGAAGTGCAGCCGACCGGCCTGCACATGCGCGTGCCGGTGTTCATCGGCAGCAAACAGGAAGTCGAAACCGCGGTGCGCTATCACCGCGAACACGATGCTGAACAGGCCTAAGGCCGGCTCGATCAAACTATGAACAGGGCTCCCTCCCGCTCCGGGAGGGAATGCCGATGCCGCCGAGGCATCACTCCCGAGATGCCCCCACTCGTTCGGCCCGCCCCCGGCTGAACGAACTGAACCGCGTTGATGAATCGACGCGCGGCGATGCCTAAACGCGCATCGCCGCCGATACCGGTCGCCCGATGACCGGCTTTGCTTCGAGTGTGCGTTGGTAGTAACACTTGCAGTAATTATCGGCGCCTTGCGCCCGCGGGGAAAAGCGATGTCGAACAGTACTCGGCGCGACTTGGGAGGTCGCTACGCGACCAACGGCGTTACTTCGCCCAAACCAGCTCCGGCGCGCGATTTCGGCGGCCGCGAGCTGCTGTATCTGAGCCCCGGCGGCGCCGGGCGCATGCACGCCCTGGCGGCGTTGCAGACCCTGGGTTGGACCTTACGCCGCGCCGTCGATGCGCGCGGCGCGCTACGCATGCTGCACGCCAACCTGCGCCTGCCGCATGCGGTGCTGATCGATCTGCGCGAAGGCTTCGACGCGCGCGACCTCGACGAACTCGGTCCGGCCTTGAGCACGCACAACGCCGGCTGGATCGCCGGCGTCACCGCCGACCAGGTCGAAGACCCGATCGTGCGCCGCCTGATCCGCGACTACTGCTACGACTACGTCACCCTGCCCTGCCCCGAAACCGTGCTGCATACGGTGATCGGCCACGCCTACGGCATGGCCGCGCTGGCCTGCGGTCATAACGACGATGCCGCATCCAGCTACGTCGACGGCATGGTCGGCGAAAGCGAGGCGATGCGTTCGCTGAGCCGGATCTTGAACAAGGCCGCATCGACCGACGCGCCGGCCTTCATCGCCGGCGAAACCGGCACCGGCAAGGAACTCGCGGCGATGGCGATCCACCGCCATTCGCGCCGCCAGCGCAATCCCTTCGTCGCGATCAACTGCGGCGCCATTCCGCACAACCTGATCGAGTCGGAACTGTTCGGCTACGAACGCGGCGCCTTCACCGGCGCGCAGCAACGCAAGCTGGGCCGCATCGAAATGGCCGACGGCGGCACCTTGTTCCTCGACGAAATCGGCG is a window of Lysobacter antibioticus DNA encoding:
- a CDS encoding ATP-binding protein, producing MSAPAAPAPATPAPAAPAAVADKRCRGTRSLRWRLTFVLIKSVLLAWFVWMGCQIWQLGREHTGFLDNSLREIAEQVLASMPEGLERLPSRDPKRVTVPVAADRKMSFQVWAQGRNVVYSAAAPLEPLKPDFRDGFARREIHGERWQVYSLTDRQRGLVVQVGRTKQMAIQELQGWILGSLLAAALILVVFGLAMWMVIGRSLRPLTTLRDTLRQRPPLDLTPLPSAELPNEFRPLVDAFNSQLERVDTAVQHERRFIADAAHELRTPLAVLSTHAELALRADTLEEKNAALLRLRAGVQRSARLSEQLLDLARLDAGEESVRLAPLDLSDLIVLVIRDFETLARERRQRITLRAEPTRLLGDVDQLGILLRNLIDNAVRHAGADGTIAVSCHADGDDAVALCVADNGPGVAVDDCQRIFDRFYRAPGSPDGGSGIGLSLVARIAQTHGARIECGEGLERGAEDPRGPGRGFEVRVVFPAAPVV
- a CDS encoding response regulator transcription factor, which encodes MNILLVEDDAMLAEAVRAGLIHDGWRVDWVADAPLAKTALVDHDFDAVLLDLGLPGGSGLGVLATLRGRYDATPVLIVTARDKLSERIAGLDAGADDYIVKPFQLDELCARLRAVMRRSQGRVSPVLSCGTVVLDPARRLVTRDGEPVALSGHEFRTLMLLLERQGRVVTREQLEEAVYGSSGTIESNTIAVYVHQLRRKLGEHLIVTVHGYGYRVGAGAA
- a CDS encoding GNAT family N-acetyltransferase encodes the protein MKPQLAAPDPSALAPRTLAGLVVRPVVRDDAAVLIELCNEHAEQLALERRPYGPPRSDALELMEVLFEPPFGAWAWIAEVDGLHVGYASATAGFSMLERAYCLQLDDPYLRAPWRDRGIEAELFRHALDAARRFGCLNLQCQSPLWSDAARGLEAPVRALRMDAMRYVVRMENETAEA
- the dinB gene encoding DNA polymerase IV, whose amino-acid sequence is MARSSACPGAVSESAPSRKVLHVDMDAFYASVEQRDAPELRGQPVVVAWRGARSVVCAASYEARKFGVRSAMPAVRAERLCPQAVFVPPDFVRYKAVSRQVREIFARHTDLIEPLSLDEAYLDVTTTKTGLPSATATAEAIRAAIREETRLTASAGVASNKFLAKIASDWRKPDGLFVIRPHQVEAFLAPLPVGRLPGVGKVMEAKLAELGVSVVADLRALGALALEQRFGRWGRRLHELSLGIDHNAVEPERPTLQVSSEDTFERDLPLEQVEADIRRLAGKTWAGYQRELQRSPGRVARTVVLKLKTADFRILTRSLTAAHPPADETELADIACALRARVELPAQTLFRLVGVGLSGFAEDEDGAVQSDLFEHEPRSD
- a CDS encoding class 1 fructose-bisphosphatase, coding for MSAPSPVPSSISLTRYLIEEQRAGRINPDLRLLIEVVARACKTISIAVGKGALGGVLGEAGTPGEASMNIQGEAQKKLDVLSNEILLEANAWGGHLAGLASEEMDTSHPIPDVYPRGNYLLLFDPLDGSSNIDVNISVGTIFSVLRCPDGVTQAADKDFLQAGTEQVCAGYTTYGPSTMLVLTIGNGTHAFTLDREVGSFVMTTRNMTIPEETKEFAVNMSNQRHWQPPMQAYVADLLSGKEGPRGKDFNMRWVASMVADVHRILTRGGIFSYPLDAKCADKGGKLRLMYEANPMSFLVEQAGGAASTGRQRMLEVQPTGLHMRVPVFIGSKQEVETAVRYHREHDAEQA
- a CDS encoding sigma-54 dependent transcriptional regulator, which translates into the protein MSNSTRRDLGGRYATNGVTSPKPAPARDFGGRELLYLSPGGAGRMHALAALQTLGWTLRRAVDARGALRMLHANLRLPHAVLIDLREGFDARDLDELGPALSTHNAGWIAGVTADQVEDPIVRRLIRDYCYDYVTLPCPETVLHTVIGHAYGMAALACGHNDDAASSYVDGMVGESEAMRSLSRILNKAASTDAPAFIAGETGTGKELAAMAIHRHSRRQRNPFVAINCGAIPHNLIESELFGYERGAFTGAQQRKLGRIEMADGGTLFLDEIGDLPLESQTSLLRFLEQGSIDRLGGQGPTKIDVRIVSATHHDLDLAVAEGRFRSDLYHRLCVLRLQVPPLRERGGDIDLLADYALQRYSRENTRGLRGFSPCARHAMHRHAWPGNVRELINRVRQAVVMAEGRYITAADLRIGALGDGQPMTLEEARDAATREAIERALHRNRRRLGESARELGVSRVTLYRLMQKLGMRSSEDDVSEEAETV